From Veillonellaceae bacterium, a single genomic window includes:
- a CDS encoding CarD family transcriptional regulator, whose protein sequence is MLTVGDKVVYPMHGAGVIEAIEEHEVLGQRQQYYILSIPYGGMKVMIPLHNVNNVGLREVIGDTEVEKVADILKSEPDQVNANWNRRFNMNLAKIKSGSIYEVAEVVRNLMQQDHAKKLSTGERRLLDTAKHIMVSELVLACGKDASRVEDWVNGLLQGNTPGN, encoded by the coding sequence ATGTTGACAGTTGGGGATAAGGTCGTATATCCGATGCATGGAGCCGGAGTTATTGAGGCTATCGAGGAACATGAAGTGCTGGGTCAGCGTCAGCAGTATTATATTTTGAGTATACCGTATGGCGGAATGAAGGTTATGATTCCGTTGCACAATGTTAATAATGTTGGACTACGAGAAGTTATAGGAGATACTGAAGTAGAAAAAGTTGCTGATATCCTAAAGTCTGAACCTGACCAGGTTAATGCTAATTGGAACCGCCGATTTAACATGAATCTGGCCAAAATAAAAAGCGGCAGTATTTATGAGGTCGCAGAAGTCGTGCGAAATCTTATGCAGCAAGATCACGCTAAAAAACTTTCCACCGGTGAACGGCGGTTATTAGATACTGCTAAACACATCATGGTAAGTGAGTTGGTATTAGCTTGCGGCAAGGATGCCAGCAGGGTTGAAGATTGGGTTAATGGTCTACTTCAAGGAAATACGCCAGGAAACTGA
- a CDS encoding PIN/TRAM domain-containing protein, which produces MLTEWISRFLTTAVNAEFLRMGMFGSTVATIMSFIFSAVVGGAVGFLIAPYLIKHLWRFTYWIEARLNKMPVNDVLAGAIGLAIGLIIANLLGSAFLPVPIVGSYIPGVISIILGYLGINIAIRKRDELFHLFGSLPFVGKDRPKDKQGANNYQYKLLDTSVIIDGRIADICKSGFIEGTLLIPVFVLEELQHIADSSDLLKRNRGRRGLDILNRMQKELGLYVKIDNQDFDDIAEVDSKLVKLGQKLNAKIITNDYNLNKVAELQGVSVLNINELSNAVKPVVLPGEEMTVHVVKDGKELGQGVAYLDDGTMIVVDGGKKHIGETVGVLVTSVLQTAAGRMIFAKPKAIERGA; this is translated from the coding sequence ATGCTAACTGAATGGATTAGTCGTTTTCTTACGACTGCGGTAAATGCTGAATTTTTGCGGATGGGCATGTTTGGCAGCACGGTAGCTACTATCATGTCATTCATCTTTAGCGCTGTAGTAGGTGGTGCCGTTGGTTTCTTAATTGCGCCGTATTTAATCAAGCACCTGTGGCGTTTTACCTACTGGATAGAGGCAAGGCTCAACAAAATGCCAGTTAATGACGTACTGGCGGGAGCTATTGGTCTTGCTATCGGCCTAATAATTGCTAATCTTTTAGGATCGGCTTTTTTGCCTGTTCCGATTGTTGGAAGTTATATTCCGGGAGTAATTAGTATTATACTTGGATATCTAGGTATAAATATCGCTATTCGAAAACGTGACGAATTATTTCATCTATTCGGATCATTACCGTTTGTCGGTAAAGATCGGCCTAAAGACAAACAAGGTGCCAACAACTATCAGTACAAACTTCTTGATACAAGTGTGATTATTGACGGACGAATTGCAGATATCTGTAAAAGCGGTTTTATTGAAGGCACGCTGCTGATACCGGTTTTTGTCCTCGAAGAACTTCAGCACATTGCTGATTCTTCAGATTTGCTAAAACGTAATCGCGGCCGCCGTGGCCTGGATATTCTTAATCGTATGCAAAAAGAACTGGGACTTTACGTCAAAATCGATAACCAGGATTTTGATGATATCGCTGAAGTTGATTCTAAACTTGTTAAACTCGGCCAGAAACTCAATGCTAAGATTATCACTAATGACTATAATCTTAATAAAGTTGCCGAGTTGCAGGGCGTTTCAGTTCTGAATATCAATGAGCTGTCCAATGCTGTAAAACCGGTCGTATTACCAGGTGAAGAAATGACGGTTCATGTCGTTAAAGACGGCAAAGAATTAGGCCAAGGCGTTGCTTATTTGGATGACGGCACAATGATTGTCGTTGACGGAGGCAAGAAGCATATCGGTGAAACAGTCGGTGTTCTGGTGACATCTGTGCTTCAGACGGCTGCCGGTCGGATGATATTTGCCAAACCGAAAGCTATTGAACGAGGGGCGTAG
- the ispD gene encoding 2-C-methyl-D-erythritol 4-phosphate cytidylyltransferase, with protein sequence MKVTAIIAAAGRGKRMGRGINKVFIPLSHCPVLVHTVKKFSQCEEIDKLVIVTGPDEAAEVKELLANADIIKPWKVVAGGSERQYSIANALAVVDNDCEITLVHDGARPLIELETIRNVIAAAWQYRAAGVAVPVKDTIKTVDTEGFITATPPRHTLWAIQTPQAFATELLQQAYTNAARDGYLGTDDASLVERLGVKVKIVQGSYNNIKITTPEDLIIAEALLKQGGNGI encoded by the coding sequence ATGAAGGTGACAGCCATAATCGCTGCCGCCGGTCGAGGTAAACGTATGGGCAGAGGGATAAACAAAGTTTTTATCCCTCTTTCTCATTGTCCGGTGCTTGTACACACTGTCAAAAAGTTTTCACAATGCGAGGAGATTGACAAGCTTGTGATTGTGACCGGGCCTGACGAGGCGGCGGAGGTCAAAGAATTATTAGCTAATGCTGATATTATAAAACCCTGGAAAGTCGTTGCCGGGGGAAGTGAGCGGCAGTATTCGATCGCCAATGCGCTTGCCGTTGTTGATAACGATTGCGAAATTACCTTAGTTCACGACGGAGCGCGCCCGCTAATCGAGTTGGAAACAATTCGAAACGTTATTGCAGCTGCCTGGCAATATCGTGCTGCCGGTGTTGCTGTTCCTGTAAAAGATACGATAAAGACAGTTGATACTGAAGGCTTTATAACTGCGACACCACCCCGTCACACTTTATGGGCAATTCAGACGCCTCAGGCTTTTGCTACCGAGCTGCTGCAACAGGCATATACAAACGCTGCCCGAGATGGTTATTTGGGTACTGACGATGCTAGCTTAGTAGAACGACTGGGTGTTAAAGTCAAAATTGTACAAGGCAGCTATAATAATATTAAAATTACTACGCCGGAGGACCTAATAATAGCCGAGGCGCTGTTAAAACAAGGAGGTAACGGCATATGA
- a CDS encoding 2-C-methyl-D-erythritol 2,4-cyclodiphosphate synthase, protein MTRAGIGYDVHRLVENRKLILGGVEIEYQLGLEGHSDADVLLHAIKDALLGAAALGDIGRHFPDSDQQYKGASSLMLLARVKEIIADHGYAVNNIDATIVAQKPKLAAYIPQMNKNIAKTLEVSDNQVNVKATTTEGLGFVGQGQGISAYAIATIIKI, encoded by the coding sequence ATGACGAGGGCAGGTATAGGTTACGATGTGCACCGCTTAGTCGAGAACCGCAAGTTAATATTAGGTGGTGTAGAGATTGAGTATCAGCTTGGTCTTGAAGGCCATTCTGACGCTGATGTGCTGCTCCATGCCATTAAAGACGCGTTATTGGGAGCCGCGGCGCTTGGCGATATTGGTCGGCACTTTCCAGATAGTGATCAGCAGTACAAAGGAGCGTCAAGCCTGATGCTGCTGGCTAGAGTTAAGGAAATCATCGCTGACCATGGTTATGCAGTCAATAATATCGACGCCACAATTGTTGCGCAAAAACCCAAACTAGCCGCCTATATTCCCCAAATGAATAAAAATATTGCCAAGACATTGGAAGTCTCAGACAATCAAGTAAATGTCAAAGCTACCACAACTGAGGGCTTAGGTTTTGTCGGTCAGGGTCAAGGCATTTCAGCTTATGCTATAGCAACTATCATCAAGATTTAA
- a CDS encoding glutamate--tRNA ligase gives MSQQELRVRFAPSPTGPFHIGGARSALFNWLLAKKHGGKLILRIEDTDRERSSKESEENIKEALRWLGITWDEGVDVEGPYGPYGPYRQTERLDIYRKYTHQLLESGKAYHCYCTEEEIEAERQAQMAKGETPCYSGRCRNLTEEDKARLVAEGRKPVVRFHVPPNKPIIFTDMVRGTVSFDSNGVGDFVIVKSDGIPVYNYAVVLDDALMHITHVIRAEEHLSNTPRQILLYEALGFELPKFGHISLILGKDRTKMSKRHGATSVEQYRKLGYLPEAIVNFLALLGWAPNSEQEIFSLEELVEQFSMDRVAKNPAVFDLDKLNWINAHYTKQAAPELITELALPHLKTAGYIDELSTEQWAWLVKVVAVLQEYISYAAQIVDHIDIFFNDNVEFETDEAREILRDADIPNVMAAFRTKLEALDTVDAPEIKALLKSITKELKLGGKKVFMPIRVAITGKMHGPDLDKIIPLIGRERVLKRVELILSKL, from the coding sequence ATGTCACAACAAGAACTTCGGGTACGGTTTGCGCCCAGTCCAACCGGACCTTTTCATATTGGTGGCGCTCGCTCGGCGCTGTTTAACTGGCTGCTCGCTAAAAAGCATGGCGGCAAACTTATTCTTAGAATTGAAGACACTGACCGGGAACGCTCAAGCAAAGAATCCGAAGAAAATATTAAAGAAGCCCTGCGGTGGCTTGGCATAACATGGGACGAAGGGGTTGACGTTGAAGGTCCTTATGGTCCTTATGGTCCTTACCGTCAGACTGAACGGCTTGATATTTATCGTAAATATACCCATCAATTACTCGAAAGCGGAAAGGCTTATCACTGCTATTGTACTGAAGAAGAAATTGAAGCAGAACGGCAGGCTCAGATGGCTAAAGGCGAAACTCCATGCTATTCGGGACGCTGCCGCAATTTGACGGAGGAAGACAAAGCACGCCTTGTAGCTGAAGGCCGCAAACCAGTCGTGCGGTTCCACGTTCCTCCCAATAAGCCGATTATCTTTACCGATATGGTTCGCGGCACAGTAAGTTTTGATTCCAATGGCGTCGGTGACTTTGTTATCGTCAAATCAGATGGAATTCCGGTCTATAATTACGCGGTTGTCCTTGATGATGCCCTTATGCATATTACTCATGTTATTCGAGCCGAGGAACATTTGTCCAATACCCCGCGGCAAATTCTGCTTTATGAAGCGCTGGGATTTGAACTGCCTAAGTTTGGTCATATATCGCTTATTTTGGGTAAGGATCGCACTAAAATGAGTAAGCGCCATGGCGCAACCTCAGTTGAGCAATATCGCAAATTAGGCTACCTGCCGGAGGCTATCGTCAACTTCCTGGCACTTTTGGGCTGGGCTCCGAACTCAGAACAAGAAATCTTTTCGCTTGAGGAGCTTGTTGAGCAGTTCTCTATGGATCGTGTAGCCAAAAATCCTGCTGTGTTCGATCTCGATAAGCTTAATTGGATTAATGCGCATTATACCAAACAGGCCGCCCCGGAACTCATTACTGAACTGGCTCTTCCGCATCTAAAAACAGCCGGCTATATTGATGAGCTTTCAACCGAACAATGGGCTTGGCTGGTTAAAGTAGTTGCTGTTTTGCAGGAATATATCAGCTATGCGGCGCAAATCGTTGACCATATTGATATATTCTTTAATGACAATGTCGAATTTGAGACTGATGAAGCTCGCGAAATCCTGCGTGACGCTGACATACCAAACGTAATGGCGGCTTTCCGCACTAAACTGGAGGCGCTTGACACTGTCGACGCCCCCGAAATAAAAGCATTGCTTAAGAGCATTACCAAAGAGCTTAAACTAGGCGGCAAAAAGGTTTTCATGCCGATCCGCGTAGCGATAACCGGAAAGATGCATGGGCCTGACCTTGATAAGATAATTCCGCTTATCGGCCGCGAGCGAGTTTTGAAACGGGTTGAATTAATCTTAAGCAAATTGTAA
- the cysE gene encoding serine O-acetyltransferase has translation MFDRIKKDLKVIFERDPAARSVFEVLLCYPGLHAIWLHRISHYLYKRGWIILPRMISNLGRFLTGIEIHPGAKIGEGLFIDHGTGVVIGETAELGDNVTLYQGVTLGGTGKEKGKRHPTIGNNVVVASGAKVLGSFKVGDGSKIGAGSVVLKEVPPNSTVVGIPGKIVWHNGKKVGSASSEIDLEHNDLPDPMAEMMMCIQRNMTRLEKRVEELEKELNKD, from the coding sequence ATGTTTGACCGTATTAAAAAAGACTTAAAAGTTATCTTTGAACGCGATCCGGCGGCAAGAAGCGTATTTGAGGTGCTACTCTGTTATCCTGGGCTTCATGCTATCTGGCTGCATCGTATTTCCCACTATCTTTATAAACGGGGCTGGATAATTCTGCCGCGGATGATATCCAATTTGGGCCGATTTTTGACCGGGATAGAAATTCACCCTGGGGCAAAAATTGGTGAAGGACTATTTATTGATCATGGTACAGGCGTTGTTATTGGTGAAACAGCAGAACTAGGCGATAATGTTACCTTGTATCAAGGGGTGACTCTCGGCGGTACCGGCAAGGAAAAAGGTAAGCGGCATCCGACGATCGGTAATAATGTTGTAGTAGCCAGCGGTGCAAAAGTGCTTGGCTCTTTTAAAGTTGGCGACGGCTCTAAAATTGGGGCAGGGTCAGTCGTCCTCAAGGAAGTCCCGCCTAATTCGACCGTTGTCGGTATTCCGGGTAAAATAGTATGGCATAATGGAAAAAAGGTTGGCAGTGCATCCTCCGAAATTGATCTAGAACACAATGATCTTCCTGATCCGATGGCAGAAATGATGATGTGTATTCAGCGTAATATGACTAGACTAGAAAAACGCGTGGAAGAATTAGAAAAGGAGTTGAATAAAGATTGA
- a CDS encoding cysteine--tRNA ligase, with protein MTLKVYNTLTKQKEEFTPVEPGKVKMYVCGVTPYNHPHIGNARPFITWDVIKRYLEKRGYKVLHVQNFTDVDDKIINTANAENVSWDVIANRYIASYYEVMDKLNVKRADIYPTVSGHMNEIIEMVQKLVDKGFAYVVDGDVYYSVAKFEGYGKLSGRSLDDMKAGARVDVDDRKNHPMDFALWKSAKPGEPSWDSPWGKGRPGWHIECSAMSLKYLGNSFDFHGGGSDLIFPHHENEIAQSEAYTGKEPFVRYWLHNGFITVNEEKMSKSLGNFFLVKDILAHYPPEVLRFFILATHYRSPLDFSDERLTEAGRSLERLKNAIDNMRSLEALPSGEASAESAALRAAAERAEIDFNAAMDDDFNTALAISVMFGLAKEINIYHGAAAAGKVPYDPAAVGEARDIYYGMAEVLGLLVNERQGKLDGADMLVNQLMDIIIDIRQEARKKKDWATADKIRDSLGAAGIVIEDSPQGARWKKR; from the coding sequence TTGACCTTAAAAGTATATAACACGTTAACAAAGCAAAAAGAAGAATTTACCCCAGTAGAGCCGGGCAAAGTCAAAATGTATGTCTGCGGTGTAACGCCTTATAATCATCCGCATATCGGGAACGCCCGTCCATTCATCACTTGGGATGTTATCAAGAGATATCTTGAAAAACGCGGTTATAAAGTACTGCATGTTCAGAACTTCACTGACGTTGACGATAAAATAATTAATACAGCGAATGCCGAGAATGTGAGCTGGGACGTAATCGCTAACCGGTATATAGCATCATATTATGAGGTTATGGATAAGCTCAATGTCAAACGGGCAGATATATATCCCACAGTATCCGGGCATATGAACGAGATAATTGAGATGGTCCAAAAGCTGGTTGATAAAGGGTTCGCATATGTAGTAGACGGCGATGTTTATTACTCGGTTGCCAAATTTGAAGGCTATGGTAAACTTAGCGGCCGCAGTTTAGACGATATGAAAGCCGGTGCCAGGGTGGACGTCGATGATCGTAAAAATCACCCGATGGATTTTGCCTTATGGAAAAGTGCTAAGCCTGGCGAACCGTCATGGGATAGTCCGTGGGGTAAGGGACGGCCGGGCTGGCATATTGAATGTTCGGCAATGTCACTTAAGTATTTGGGAAATAGTTTTGATTTTCATGGGGGCGGCAGTGATTTAATTTTCCCCCACCATGAGAATGAAATTGCTCAGTCCGAAGCCTATACCGGTAAAGAGCCGTTTGTCAGATATTGGTTGCATAATGGGTTTATCACTGTCAATGAAGAGAAGATGAGTAAATCGTTAGGAAATTTCTTCCTGGTGAAAGATATCTTAGCGCATTATCCGCCCGAGGTGCTCCGGTTCTTTATCTTGGCTACACACTACCGCAGCCCGCTGGATTTCAGCGATGAACGGCTTACTGAGGCGGGGCGCAGCCTTGAACGTCTCAAGAATGCAATTGATAACATGCGGTCGTTAGAAGCGCTGCCTAGCGGTGAAGCAAGTGCAGAATCAGCCGCACTTAGAGCAGCTGCCGAAAGAGCTGAGATTGATTTTAATGCGGCAATGGACGACGATTTTAATACTGCTTTGGCCATCAGTGTTATGTTTGGCTTAGCGAAGGAAATAAATATTTATCATGGCGCAGCGGCAGCCGGTAAAGTTCCGTACGACCCTGCTGCTGTCGGCGAAGCGCGTGATATATATTATGGTATGGCTGAGGTATTGGGCCTGCTGGTGAATGAACGTCAGGGAAAACTGGATGGGGCTGATATGCTGGTCAATCAGTTAATGGATATCATAATTGATATTCGGCAGGAGGCTCGCAAAAAGAAAGATTGGGCTACAGCTGATAAAATCCGGGACAGTTTAGGCGCCGCCGGTATTGTCATAGAAGACTCGCCGCAAGGCGCTAGGTGGAAAAAGCGATGA
- a CDS encoding ribonuclease III: MNFEHFQFLKQNMFGAGAVDGAPPAKYSKIEPNQLPALVLAYVGDAFFTLYVRTRLLSYEQNKVRVLHTYDAKIVSAAMQAVAYRELEQMLTEEELAVVRRGRNAKSNVPKSATVSEYRYSTGFEAMLGYLYLNGNYDRMSEIAEKAFVIISREMTNLNKNSGE; encoded by the coding sequence ATGAATTTTGAACACTTCCAGTTTCTAAAGCAGAATATGTTTGGCGCGGGCGCCGTCGACGGCGCTCCGCCTGCTAAATACAGCAAAATCGAACCAAACCAATTACCGGCGCTGGTTTTGGCTTATGTGGGTGATGCTTTTTTTACGCTGTATGTGCGGACAAGACTGCTTTCATATGAGCAAAATAAAGTGCGGGTATTACATACTTATGATGCAAAAATTGTTTCGGCTGCTATGCAGGCTGTAGCTTACCGGGAACTGGAACAAATGCTGACGGAAGAGGAATTGGCCGTCGTAAGACGCGGCCGTAATGCCAAATCTAATGTACCTAAGAGTGCTACAGTAAGTGAATACCGGTATAGTACCGGCTTTGAGGCTATGCTGGGCTATTTGTATTTAAACGGAAATTATGACCGAATGTCGGAAATTGCTGAGAAGGCTTTCGTGATTATTTCCCGGGAAATGACAAATCTAAACAAGAATAGCGGTGAATAG
- a CDS encoding FAD-dependent thymidylate synthase yields the protein MKVKLISHTPEPQRAVAMSARLCYSPVGAEQLVEKMSDAQVEKLVTKIVDMGHSSTLEHASFTFAIEGVSRVLTHQLVRHRIASYSQQSQRYVSEHDFEYILPPTVAANPAAKEKFEALMDNIRATYDELVELGVHKEDARYCLANATETKIVVTMNARALLNFFSLRCCTRAQWEIRKMAELMLAEVRKVAPLLFEKAGPTCVTSGYCGEGELTCGRLARMKR from the coding sequence ATGAAGGTAAAATTAATAAGCCACACTCCTGAACCCCAGCGGGCAGTGGCTATGTCGGCGAGGCTATGTTATTCGCCGGTGGGAGCGGAACAGCTTGTTGAAAAAATGTCAGATGCGCAGGTCGAAAAATTAGTAACTAAAATTGTCGACATGGGTCATAGTTCGACTCTAGAACATGCAAGTTTTACCTTTGCAATTGAAGGCGTATCGCGGGTGCTTACCCATCAACTGGTTCGTCACCGGATTGCATCATATTCCCAGCAATCACAGCGTTATGTAAGCGAGCATGATTTTGAATATATCCTGCCGCCTACAGTCGCGGCAAATCCTGCGGCTAAGGAAAAGTTTGAGGCGCTGATGGATAATATCAGAGCCACCTATGATGAGTTGGTCGAACTCGGTGTCCATAAAGAAGATGCCCGGTACTGCCTGGCTAACGCAACAGAGACTAAAATTGTCGTAACAATGAATGCCCGCGCCTTGCTGAACTTTTTTTCCTTGCGCTGCTGTACGCGGGCGCAATGGGAAATCCGCAAAATGGCCGAGTTAATGCTGGCCGAAGTTAGAAAGGTAGCGCCGCTGCTATTCGAAAAAGCCGGCCCAACCTGCGTGACTTCAGGGTACTGCGGTGAAGGGGAACTGACCTGCGGGCGGTTGGCGAGAATGAAAAGATAA
- the rlmB gene encoding 23S rRNA (guanosine(2251)-2'-O)-methyltransferase RlmB, protein MAESSEIIIGRNSVAEALKSGRSINKLFVAKGQRQGSVKTLIGEARELGLVVQEVDSAKLDELAGNSRHQGIVAMVAPITYVEVEDILAAAAAKNEPPFIVILDELEDPHNVGAILRSADAAGVHGVLLPKRRSCPISATVAKTSAGAVEYVPIARIGNITQTIKQLKAAGLWIVGADMDGAKEYYDTDLTGPVAVIIGSEGKGMGRLIKEQCDFIVRIPMRGQINSLNASVACSLLLYEILRQRELKTR, encoded by the coding sequence ATGGCAGAATCTAGTGAGATTATCATAGGCCGCAATAGTGTGGCAGAAGCCTTAAAGAGCGGGCGGTCAATAAATAAATTATTTGTGGCAAAGGGGCAGCGCCAGGGCTCGGTAAAAACGCTCATCGGTGAGGCGCGCGAGCTTGGATTGGTAGTGCAAGAAGTCGACTCGGCAAAACTTGACGAACTGGCCGGCAATAGCCGGCATCAGGGTATAGTAGCTATGGTGGCGCCTATCACCTACGTTGAAGTTGAAGATATTTTAGCAGCAGCGGCTGCCAAAAATGAGCCGCCGTTTATTGTAATCCTTGATGAATTGGAAGATCCCCATAATGTTGGTGCTATACTGCGCAGTGCTGATGCTGCCGGTGTACATGGCGTTCTTCTGCCAAAACGCCGAAGCTGTCCGATTTCGGCTACGGTGGCTAAAACCTCGGCCGGTGCTGTTGAATATGTGCCGATTGCCAGAATCGGCAATATCACTCAGACAATTAAGCAGCTCAAGGCTGCCGGTTTATGGATTGTCGGTGCTGATATGGATGGCGCAAAAGAGTATTATGATACCGATTTGACAGGTCCAGTCGCTGTAATAATTGGCAGTGAAGGAAAAGGTATGGGGCGGCTCATTAAGGAGCAATGCGACTTTATAGTGCGAATTCCAATGAGAGGCCAGATAAACTCATTAAACGCTTCAGTAGCATGTTCACTATTATTGTACGAAATCTTGAGGCAACGGGAGCTGAAGACTAGGTGA
- a CDS encoding vanomycin resistance protein VanB has translation MNKRWLRTVAALAILASLTGGYALTKPLFGDRVYAGVALEGVELGGRGKEEVKQILAVWNKQQQNKQITVYYGDTIFKVDAQSIEFTIDVDGTLEEVWGVGRRGTLLERIKNIHAALNQGYRIPLRVSYNESKLDNLVDVWRDEIDRPAKNAALSIVTGGIIPQEQGRKLDIEGLRPLVLQALKRPEVNNVPLPVTLVYPSITVNDVARTGIKELLGSYTTAFNTKESNRTANIKLAAWKINGHIVYPGETFSFNEIVGPREKDYGFKEAMEFVDGELVPGIGGGVCQVSSTIYNAVLLANLNVIERYNHSKPLGYVPLGRDATVVYGALDFKFSNNTDKPIMVMAEVEGNKLHVGIFGQTRLPESIEILSANKQVIPPAVVKQPDATLFLGETKVDKQGKPGYEITTIRVVRQGGQEIRREVLSKDRYLPDNTIIKVGNKLPPFAVNK, from the coding sequence GTGAACAAACGGTGGCTGCGTACCGTGGCAGCCTTAGCGATACTAGCATCTCTGACGGGCGGTTATGCTTTAACGAAGCCGCTTTTTGGGGACAGAGTATACGCTGGGGTAGCCTTAGAAGGAGTAGAACTTGGCGGTCGGGGCAAAGAAGAAGTTAAACAAATTCTGGCTGTTTGGAATAAGCAGCAGCAGAATAAGCAAATTACCGTTTACTATGGCGATACAATTTTTAAAGTTGACGCGCAGAGTATTGAATTTACCATCGATGTTGATGGTACCCTTGAGGAAGTGTGGGGAGTCGGCAGACGCGGTACACTCCTTGAACGGATAAAAAATATTCACGCAGCGCTTAATCAGGGGTATCGCATCCCCCTGCGTGTCAGCTATAATGAGAGTAAATTGGATAATTTGGTAGATGTATGGCGTGATGAAATTGACCGACCGGCTAAGAACGCAGCTCTCAGTATTGTTACTGGCGGTATAATTCCCCAGGAACAAGGCCGGAAACTTGATATAGAAGGTCTTCGCCCTCTTGTTTTACAGGCGCTTAAACGGCCTGAGGTTAATAATGTTCCCCTGCCGGTAACGCTCGTTTATCCGTCCATAACGGTAAATGATGTAGCGCGAACGGGAATTAAGGAACTTCTCGGCAGTTATACAACTGCTTTTAATACCAAGGAAAGTAATCGAACGGCAAATATAAAACTAGCTGCATGGAAAATTAACGGGCATATAGTTTATCCTGGCGAGACTTTTTCCTTTAATGAAATAGTTGGGCCGCGGGAAAAAGACTATGGGTTTAAGGAAGCTATGGAATTTGTCGACGGTGAACTGGTTCCAGGCATTGGCGGGGGAGTCTGCCAAGTATCTTCAACCATTTATAATGCCGTACTCTTGGCTAACCTAAATGTTATTGAGCGCTATAATCATTCCAAGCCGCTTGGTTATGTCCCGCTCGGACGCGACGCCACTGTTGTTTATGGCGCGCTTGACTTTAAATTCTCCAATAATACTGATAAGCCTATCATGGTAATGGCTGAGGTTGAGGGTAATAAATTGCATGTGGGTATATTTGGCCAAACCCGCCTGCCGGAAAGTATCGAAATATTATCGGCCAACAAACAGGTTATTCCCCCGGCCGTTGTCAAACAGCCAGATGCTACCTTGTTTTTAGGTGAAACAAAAGTGGACAAGCAAGGGAAACCTGGCTATGAGATAACAACTATCAGAGTAGTTCGTCAGGGCGGCCAGGAAATAAGACGGGAAGTATTGTCAAAGGATCGCTATCTGCCTGACAATACCATAATTAAGGTTGGCAACAAATTGCCGCCGTTTGCTGTTAATAAATGA
- a CDS encoding NYN domain-containing protein: MGKDKEALLVDGYNVINAWPELMVLNDLEHSRDKLIDIMANYGSYHGYNVLIVFDAHGVSGAVTEQHIYNDVNVVFTGEGETADSYIERTAYNLVRQGERVYVVTSDWAEQLVILGAGAFRIPARELICDVKRVNKLVQERFAESALKSRRHELGNRLNSEVAKRLDDLRRGR, encoded by the coding sequence ATGGGTAAAGACAAAGAAGCCCTGCTTGTTGACGGGTATAATGTTATAAACGCCTGGCCTGAGCTTATGGTGCTTAATGATCTTGAACATTCCCGCGATAAGCTAATAGATATTATGGCTAACTATGGTTCATATCATGGTTATAATGTTTTGATCGTTTTTGATGCGCATGGTGTGTCCGGGGCTGTCACCGAGCAGCATATTTATAATGACGTAAATGTAGTTTTTACCGGTGAAGGTGAGACTGCTGATAGTTATATTGAAAGAACAGCCTACAACCTGGTTCGCCAGGGTGAGAGGGTCTATGTGGTGACGTCTGATTGGGCTGAACAGCTGGTAATATTGGGGGCGGGGGCTTTTCGGATTCCAGCGCGGGAACTAATCTGCGATGTGAAACGGGTTAACAAACTAGTACAGGAAAGGTTTGCCGAGTCGGCCTTGAAATCTCGGCGTCATGAACTGGGAAACCGCTTAAACAGTGAGGTCGCTAAACGCTTGGACGACCTCCGGCGCGGACGTTAG